Proteins encoded together in one Bacillota bacterium window:
- a CDS encoding UxaA family hydrolase, whose protein sequence is MGFPSSEDSEKNGNAAGQALLVLDDRDNVATLLRPGRRGEELALASGDTLRLVEDIPSGHKVAIRPIGKGEFVVKYGTAIGRATCDIEVGTHVHVHNVQSLRGKAKGASRGQ, encoded by the coding sequence GTGGGCTTTCCCAGTTCCGAGGATTCTGAGAAGAATGGGAATGCCGCAGGTCAGGCGCTTCTAGTGTTGGACGACCGCGACAATGTGGCCACGCTCCTACGACCCGGCAGGAGGGGTGAGGAACTCGCGCTTGCCTCCGGGGATACGCTTCGACTTGTTGAGGACATACCCTCCGGACACAAGGTGGCCATTCGTCCCATCGGCAAAGGCGAATTCGTGGTCAAGTACGGAACCGCTATAGGCCGGGCGACGTGCGACATCGAGGTTGGAACTCACGTCCATGTTCACAACGTCCAAAGTCTCAGAGGCAAGGCCAAGGGGGCGAGTCGAGGCCAGTGA
- a CDS encoding UxaA family hydrolase: MRTFLGYERPDGRAGTRNHVLVLPTVVCASAVAEEIARCVPGVVAVTHPYGCTLDPASNQEMTCVLAGTASNPNVFGVLLVALGCETVSVHEVATEVAKSGKPVEVVSIQDEGDTLAATEKGLAIAERLVRESKSASRVDVPVSKLVVALECGASDAFSGLTANPAVGRASDILVGLGATVILSEVTEFLGAEHILADQAADEEVRRRIMAVVAKTEEELSRIGPFGELGDITPGNIAGGLTTIEEKSLGCIRKGGITPIREVVEYAQRPSKSGLVIMDTPGHDIESMTAMMAGGAQIGIFTTGRGTPTGSAIAPVVKVVSNTPTYLRMRRNIDINAGGIADGAESLDSVAQRIVDFLLDVASGATTASERNGHREFAMRRRGTYCTVY; the protein is encoded by the coding sequence GTGAGAACCTTCTTAGGATATGAAAGGCCTGATGGGCGTGCGGGCACAAGAAACCACGTGTTGGTCCTGCCCACAGTCGTATGTGCCAGTGCTGTCGCTGAGGAGATAGCAAGGTGTGTGCCAGGAGTTGTGGCCGTGACGCATCCATATGGGTGCACGCTCGATCCTGCGTCTAACCAAGAGATGACCTGCGTTCTGGCAGGGACCGCGTCGAATCCGAACGTTTTCGGGGTCCTGTTGGTCGCGCTTGGGTGCGAAACCGTATCCGTCCACGAGGTAGCCACCGAAGTCGCAAAGTCCGGGAAGCCGGTTGAGGTGGTATCGATTCAAGATGAAGGAGACACCCTCGCTGCGACGGAAAAGGGGCTGGCAATCGCCGAGCGTCTCGTCAGAGAGAGCAAGTCGGCGTCGCGTGTGGACGTGCCGGTATCCAAGCTAGTGGTAGCCTTGGAATGCGGAGCTTCGGACGCATTCTCGGGCCTCACTGCGAATCCCGCAGTGGGACGAGCTAGCGACATTCTGGTGGGGCTGGGCGCTACGGTGATACTCTCCGAGGTCACGGAGTTTCTAGGCGCGGAACACATTCTTGCGGACCAGGCAGCAGACGAGGAGGTCCGGAGACGTATCATGGCCGTCGTGGCCAAGACTGAGGAGGAACTCTCCCGGATCGGACCTTTCGGCGAGTTGGGCGACATCACACCAGGCAATATCGCAGGCGGCCTCACCACTATAGAAGAGAAGTCCCTCGGATGCATCAGAAAGGGCGGGATCACCCCCATACGCGAGGTGGTCGAGTATGCACAGCGTCCGTCGAAGTCAGGGCTCGTGATAATGGACACCCCGGGTCACGACATCGAGTCCATGACCGCGATGATGGCCGGCGGCGCTCAGATAGGGATCTTCACCACCGGACGCGGGACACCTACTGGATCGGCGATAGCACCTGTGGTGAAGGTGGTGAGCAACACCCCGACTTATCTCCGAATGAGGCGAAACATCGACATCAATGCGGGCGGCATAGCCGACGGTGCCGAGTCCCTTGACTCGGTTGCGCAGAGAATCGTTGACTTCCTCTTGGACGTTGCTTCTGGTGCCACGACTGCTTCCGAGAGAAATGGGCACAGGGAATTCGCTATGAGACGCCGAGGCACCTATTGTACCGTGTACTGA